The Erythrobacter sp. Alg231-14 genome has a segment encoding these proteins:
- the gltB gene encoding glutamate synthase large subunit — protein MGYPNSQGLYDPANEHDACGVGMVAHIKGERSHTIVEQSLEILAKLDHRGAVGADPLLGDGAGLLMQIPDAVLRRWANENGHDLPAPGDYAVAMCFMPQDDAARDFVATRFAQFAEKEGQKLIGWRDVPTSQDGLGDAVIASMPVIQMAIITRGDNCEDQDAFERKLLAIRKQTLNPLAKLAVKHDMPTLTDTYMASISTRTIVYKGLLLATQVQSFYNDLRDPECVSAFGLVHQRFSTNTFPSWRLAHPFRFIAHNGEINTVRGNVNWMNARRRTMESELLGADLDKMWPIIPHGQSDTACLDNALELLLAGGYSLAHAMMMLMPEAWSQNEQMSTERRAFYEYHAALMEPWDGPAAVCFTDGRQIGATLDRNGLRPARFCVTKDDVVCLASESGVLPFAEEDITRKWRLQPGKMLLIDLEQGRIIEDAELKAELANAEPYAKWLEQAQYKLEDLEVVDPEFAELPQDENQETPTLLQAQQAFGYTQEDVSRFLEPMAIKGDDPIGSMGTDTPIAVLSDKARLLYDYFKQNFAQVTNPPIDPIREELVMSLLSMIGPRPNMLGHDAGTHKRLEVEQPILTNNDLAKIRSVESALDGAFRCATIDITWDASSGPEGLELALKEMCWAATEAVLQDQNILVLSDRTQNEDRIAMPALLATAAVHHHLVRQGLRMQTGLVIETGEAREVHHFCVLAGYGAEAINPYLAFETLEDIRARKHADIPTEQVEQNYIKAIGKGIRKVMSKMGISTYQSYCGAQIFDAVGLSTAFVEKYFTGTATTIEGAGLDEVAEESVRRHAQAYGDNPLYKGMLDVGGIYQYRLRGEEHAWTPENVAQLQHAVRANDGKGNAATYEEYAKSVNEQSERLLTIRGLMEFKNAETAISLDEVEPASEIVKRFSTGAMSLGSISHEAHSTMALAMNRIGGRSNTGEGGEEPFRFTPMENGDSMRSRIKQVASGRFGVTTEYLVNSDDIQIKMAQGAKPGEGGQLPGHKVDKRIGAVRHSTPGVGLISPPPHHDIYSIEDLAQLIHDLKNVNTGARISVKLVSEVGVGTVAAGVSKARADHVTISGYDGGTGASPLTSLTHAGSPWEIGLAETQQTLLLNDLRSRIAVQVDGGLRTGRDVAIGALLGADEFGFATAPLIAAGCIMMRKCHLNTCPVGVATQDPVLRARFTGQPEHVVNYMFFVAEELRGIMAEMGFRTVQEMVGRVDRLDMTRMHRHWKARGIDLARILHQVEIADDAALHNTGEQDHGLGAAMDNALIADCKDAIATKTPVQIDYDVRNVNRTVGTMLSGEIAKAHGHEGLPVDTIRVNLTGVAGQSFGAWLAHGVTLDLVGDANDYVGKGLSGGRLIVRPPENAPRVSSDNIIVGNTVLYGAIAGEAYFNGVGGERFAVRNSGAIAVVEGAGDHACEYMTGGVVVVLGKTGRNFAAGMSGGVAYVYDPDGNFASLVNHAQVDLLPISSEADADEGTGRPQQRGTSVRDFGMGDMLRHDAERLRILVERHQLHTGSTVASDLLANWDAALGQFVKVMPRDYKNALEAMEAEREEAASVAAE, from the coding sequence ATGGGATACCCCAATTCCCAGGGTCTCTATGACCCCGCCAATGAACATGACGCCTGCGGAGTAGGCATGGTCGCCCATATTAAGGGCGAACGCAGCCACACGATTGTTGAGCAGTCGTTGGAAATTTTGGCCAAGCTCGACCATCGCGGCGCTGTTGGCGCGGATCCTCTATTGGGGGATGGCGCCGGCCTTCTGATGCAGATCCCAGATGCGGTGCTTCGCCGTTGGGCCAATGAAAATGGCCATGACTTGCCGGCACCCGGCGATTACGCCGTTGCTATGTGTTTTATGCCGCAAGACGATGCGGCTCGCGATTTTGTCGCCACACGCTTTGCGCAGTTCGCCGAAAAAGAAGGGCAAAAATTGATCGGTTGGCGTGATGTGCCGACAAGTCAGGATGGATTGGGTGATGCGGTTATCGCATCCATGCCTGTCATTCAGATGGCGATCATCACCCGGGGCGACAATTGCGAAGACCAAGACGCGTTTGAACGCAAATTGCTCGCGATCCGCAAACAGACCTTGAACCCCCTCGCCAAATTGGCGGTGAAGCATGACATGCCCACGCTCACCGACACATATATGGCGAGCATTTCGACCCGCACGATTGTTTATAAAGGCTTGCTGCTCGCCACGCAGGTGCAGTCGTTTTACAATGATCTGCGCGACCCCGAATGTGTCAGCGCGTTCGGCCTTGTGCACCAACGGTTCTCGACCAACACCTTCCCAAGTTGGCGCTTGGCGCATCCCTTCCGTTTCATTGCGCATAACGGCGAAATCAACACAGTTCGCGGCAATGTGAACTGGATGAACGCGCGCCGCCGCACCATGGAAAGCGAATTGCTCGGTGCAGATTTGGACAAGATGTGGCCGATCATCCCTCATGGGCAATCGGACACGGCATGCCTCGACAACGCGCTCGAACTGCTGTTGGCGGGCGGATATTCGCTCGCGCACGCGATGATGATGTTGATGCCAGAGGCGTGGTCGCAAAACGAACAGATGAGCACAGAACGCCGGGCGTTCTACGAATATCACGCTGCTTTGATGGAGCCGTGGGACGGCCCCGCTGCGGTCTGCTTTACCGATGGCCGCCAGATCGGCGCGACTTTGGATCGCAACGGCCTGCGCCCCGCGCGCTTCTGTGTCACCAAAGATGATGTGGTGTGCCTCGCGTCGGAAAGCGGCGTTTTGCCTTTTGCCGAAGAAGACATCACCCGCAAATGGCGCCTGCAACCGGGCAAAATGCTGCTGATCGATCTGGAACAAGGTCGCATCATTGAAGACGCTGAATTGAAAGCCGAATTGGCCAATGCGGAACCATACGCGAAATGGTTGGAACAGGCGCAATACAAGCTTGAAGACTTGGAAGTGGTAGATCCAGAATTTGCCGAACTGCCGCAAGACGAAAATCAGGAAACACCCACCTTGCTGCAAGCGCAGCAGGCATTCGGCTACACCCAAGAGGACGTATCCCGTTTCCTTGAGCCAATGGCGATCAAAGGCGACGATCCGATTGGATCAATGGGCACCGACACCCCGATTGCGGTTTTGTCGGACAAGGCGCGCCTGCTCTACGATTATTTCAAACAGAATTTCGCTCAAGTCACCAATCCGCCGATCGATCCTATCCGCGAAGAATTGGTCATGAGCCTGTTGTCGATGATTGGCCCGCGTCCAAACATGCTTGGCCATGATGCGGGCACGCACAAACGGCTTGAGGTTGAACAACCGATCCTCACCAACAACGATCTGGCGAAAATCCGTTCGGTTGAGAGCGCGCTCGATGGGGCGTTCCGCTGTGCGACAATCGACATCACATGGGATGCGTCGTCAGGCCCAGAGGGTCTGGAGCTGGCGCTCAAAGAAATGTGCTGGGCCGCGACCGAAGCGGTGCTTCAGGACCAAAACATCCTTGTCCTGTCCGATCGGACGCAAAATGAAGACCGCATTGCGATGCCGGCATTGCTCGCTACGGCGGCGGTGCATCACCACTTGGTGCGCCAAGGCTTAAGGATGCAGACCGGCCTCGTGATCGAAACCGGCGAAGCGCGCGAAGTGCACCATTTCTGTGTGCTGGCGGGTTACGGCGCCGAAGCGATCAACCCGTATCTGGCGTTCGAAACGCTCGAGGATATCCGCGCGCGCAAACATGCCGATATCCCCACGGAACAGGTCGAACAAAACTATATCAAAGCCATCGGCAAGGGCATCCGCAAAGTGATGTCGAAGATGGGCATCTCGACCTATCAATCCTATTGTGGGGCGCAGATTTTCGACGCGGTTGGCCTGTCCACCGCCTTTGTCGAGAAATACTTCACTGGCACGGCAACCACAATCGAAGGCGCGGGCCTAGACGAAGTGGCTGAAGAAAGCGTGCGCCGTCATGCCCAAGCTTACGGCGACAACCCGCTTTATAAAGGCATGTTGGATGTCGGCGGTATCTACCAATATCGTCTGCGCGGCGAAGAACATGCATGGACACCAGAAAACGTCGCCCAATTGCAGCACGCTGTGCGCGCCAATGACGGCAAAGGTAACGCGGCGACGTACGAAGAATACGCCAAGTCGGTGAACGAGCAATCCGAACGCTTGTTGACCATTCGCGGGCTGATGGAATTCAAAAACGCAGAAACGGCGATCTCGTTGGACGAAGTCGAACCGGCCAGCGAGATCGTCAAACGGTTTAGCACGGGCGCGATGAGCCTTGGTTCGATCAGCCACGAAGCGCATTCCACCATGGCGTTGGCCATGAACCGCATTGGCGGCCGCTCCAACACCGGCGAAGGGGGCGAAGAACCGTTCCGCTTTACGCCGATGGAAAACGGCGATTCCATGCGCAGCCGGATCAAACAGGTTGCGTCGGGCCGGTTTGGCGTGACGACCGAATATTTGGTCAATTCTGACGATATTCAGATCAAAATGGCTCAAGGCGCAAAGCCCGGCGAAGGCGGACAACTGCCCGGCCACAAAGTCGACAAGCGCATCGGCGCCGTTCGTCACTCAACCCCCGGAGTGGGCCTCATTTCGCCCCCGCCACACCACGATATCTATTCTATCGAAGACCTCGCACAGCTAATTCACGATCTCAAAAACGTGAACACTGGCGCGCGGATTTCGGTGAAGCTCGTATCCGAAGTGGGCGTGGGCACAGTGGCCGCCGGCGTGTCGAAAGCGCGCGCAGATCACGTGACCATCTCTGGATATGATGGCGGGACCGGCGCATCTCCGTTGACCAGCCTTACCCATGCCGGTTCCCCTTGGGAAATAGGCCTTGCCGAAACCCAGCAAACCTTACTGCTGAATGATTTGCGGAGCCGGATCGCGGTGCAAGTCGATGGCGGATTGCGGACTGGCCGCGACGTGGCCATTGGCGCGTTGTTGGGCGCGGATGAGTTTGGTTTTGCAACGGCACCGTTGATCGCGGCGGGCTGTATCATGATGCGCAAATGCCATCTCAACACTTGTCCCGTCGGCGTCGCCACGCAAGACCCCGTTTTGCGCGCCCGCTTTACCGGCCAACCAGAGCATGTGGTCAATTACATGTTCTTCGTCGCCGAAGAATTGCGCGGGATCATGGCCGAAATGGGCTTCCGCACTGTTCAAGAAATGGTGGGCCGGGTTGACCGGCTCGACATGACACGGATGCACCGCCACTGGAAAGCGCGCGGCATCGATTTGGCGCGCATTCTACACCAAGTGGAGATCGCAGACGACGCGGCATTGCACAACACGGGCGAACAAGATCACGGTCTTGGCGCGGCGATGGACAACGCGTTGATCGCGGATTGCAAAGACGCGATCGCGACGAAAACCCCGGTCCAAATCGACTATGACGTCCGAAATGTGAACCGTACCGTGGGCACCATGCTTTCGGGCGAAATCGCAAAGGCGCATGGCCACGAAGGATTGCCGGTCGATACAATCCGCGTGAACCTAACCGGCGTTGCTGGGCAAAGCTTTGGCGCGTGGTTGGCCCATGGCGTGACGCTCGATCTGGTGGGCGACGCCAACGATTATGTCGGAAAAGGCCTTTCTGGTGGTCGTCTTATCGTGCGCCCACCCGAAAACGCTCCGCGCGTTTCGTCCGACAACATTATTGTCGGCAACACCGTATTATACGGCGCGATTGCAGGTGAAGCTTATTTCAACGGCGTCGGCGGTGAACGTTTCGCCGTGCGCAATTCGGGGGCCATCGCGGTGGTCGAAGGCGCGGGCGATCACGCCTGTGAATATATGACCGGCGGCGTAGTCGTTGTGTTGGGCAAGACGGGCCGGAACTTTGCAGCAGGTATGAGCGGCGGTGTCGCCTATGTGTATGATCCCGATGGCAATTTTGCCTCTCTTGTAAACCATGCACAGGTCGATCTGCTGCCAATCTCTAGCGAGGCGGATGCCGATGAAGGCACCGGACGCCCGCAACAACGCGGCACCAGCGTGCGCGATTTCGGCATGGGCGACATGCTGCGTCACGATGCGGAACGTCTGCGTATTTTGGTAGAGCGGCATCAACTCCACACCGGCAGCACAGTCGCCAGCGATCTGCTTGCCAATTGGGACGCGGCATTGGGACAATTCGTCAAAGTGATGCCGCGCGATTACAAAAACGCGCTTGAAGCGATGGAAGCCGAGCGCGAAGAAGCCGCTTCGGTCGCGGCGGAATAA
- a CDS encoding TIGR04063 family PEP-CTERM/XrtA system glycosyltransferase encodes MTRILHVLDHSLPLHSGYTFRTRAILKAQEAAGLEVRGITSQRHNSEAGWDGANGDKAVQEYDGLTFHRTTGNPSGPMLVSELKEMGALSAAIQSLAKEWRPDIIHAHSPALNGGAAWRAAQALNIPFVYEIRAFWEDAAVGNQTGTQGSAKYRLTRSLETQVATRADALFTICNGLRDDLIARGIGEGKIGVMPNGVDLTMFGEPVARDDALGVELGIEPGSPVVGYIGSFYDYEGVDDLIAAMPHLRKSHPGARLLLVGAGEMDAKWRAAAAALPEPDAVIFTGRVPHDQVERYYSLIDVLAYPRKHSRLTDLVTPLKPLEAMAQRRIVAASNVGGHRELIQDGETGFLFTPDDPLACAAALTGVFNARHEWEAIRDAGVNHVHARHNWATNIRRYLDVYHLLLSDLSHDGGRDDRVDTVTRERGLRA; translated from the coding sequence ATGACACGCATTCTTCACGTCCTTGACCATTCATTGCCACTGCACAGCGGCTACACCTTTCGCACGCGCGCCATCTTAAAGGCTCAAGAAGCCGCGGGATTGGAAGTGCGCGGCATAACGTCTCAACGCCACAATAGCGAAGCGGGATGGGACGGGGCGAACGGCGACAAAGCGGTGCAGGAATATGATGGCCTCACGTTTCACCGCACAACCGGCAATCCCAGCGGGCCGATGTTGGTGAGCGAGTTGAAAGAAATGGGAGCGTTGTCAGCGGCGATCCAATCCTTGGCCAAAGAATGGCGGCCCGATATCATTCATGCCCACTCCCCGGCGTTGAACGGTGGTGCTGCGTGGCGCGCCGCGCAAGCGCTCAATATTCCGTTCGTGTATGAAATCCGCGCCTTTTGGGAAGACGCCGCTGTCGGCAACCAAACCGGCACCCAAGGGTCGGCCAAATACCGCCTAACCCGCAGCCTAGAGACACAAGTGGCGACGCGGGCGGATGCGCTTTTCACAATTTGCAATGGATTGCGTGATGATTTGATTGCGCGCGGCATCGGCGAGGGGAAAATTGGGGTCATGCCGAACGGCGTTGATCTGACTATGTTCGGTGAACCTGTGGCGCGCGACGATGCGTTGGGTGTCGAATTGGGCATCGAACCAGGATCGCCGGTGGTCGGATACATCGGCAGTTTCTATGATTACGAAGGGGTCGATGATCTGATCGCGGCCATGCCGCATCTTAGAAAAAGCCATCCCGGCGCGCGCCTATTGTTGGTTGGTGCGGGTGAAATGGATGCGAAATGGCGCGCCGCCGCGGCGGCCTTGCCTGAACCCGATGCTGTCATTTTCACCGGCCGTGTGCCGCATGATCAGGTTGAACGTTATTATTCTCTGATTGATGTATTGGCCTATCCGCGCAAACATTCTCGCCTGACCGATCTGGTCACCCCTCTCAAACCGTTGGAGGCCATGGCGCAAAGGCGGATCGTCGCCGCGTCAAATGTGGGCGGACACCGCGAATTGATCCAGGACGGCGAAACTGGTTTTCTCTTTACACCCGATGATCCCCTCGCATGCGCAGCTGCGCTAACTGGCGTGTTCAATGCTCGTCACGAATGGGAGGCGATCCGGGACGCCGGCGTCAATCACGTTCATGCCCGACACAATTGGGCAACAAACATTCGGCGTTATCTCGACGTTTACCATCTCTTGCTATCCGATCTTAGTCACGATGGTGGCCGCGACGATCGGGTTGACACCGTGACGCGCGAACGGGGCTTACGAGCATAG
- a CDS encoding DUF5935 domain-containing protein, translated as MLDLVFIAFIAYVLMLGLRRPFLWVLLYVYIDILAPQRIGYSIITELQVSLIAFAAAFGGWLLLDRKEGSRFTMRQFLMLALLIYCWWTLQSAEFPESAVTKWDWVWKALLFAIFLPLTITTRARIEALALTLTLSIATIVIGTGLKIVSGGGGYGNLKFFVQDNSGIYESSTLATVAIALIPLVAWFTRYGTIFRPHWMVSAFALGLVFASLLIPVGTEARTGLLCIAALGVLLLRYTKRRFTFVAAAGVLGLTALPFLPASYYERMATIAQPGGDESASTRLAVWSWTLDYASRNPMGGGFDSYRANSFTYVMPVREVTGNTVTVQYRDVVDEGRAFHSSIFEVLGEQGYPGLLMWLMLQGLGVWQMERIYRRWKGATDEEDAWISPLAAALQMASLIYLVGALFQGIAYQPVMLMIIGLQIGLNSYLKPFESDRRTEITNERIKTVMTPSQKRAKQRREAAKARLKPT; from the coding sequence ATGCTCGATCTCGTTTTCATCGCTTTTATCGCTTATGTCTTGATGCTCGGCCTGCGGCGGCCGTTCCTGTGGGTGTTGCTGTATGTCTATATCGACATTCTGGCCCCGCAACGGATCGGCTATTCAATCATCACAGAATTGCAGGTTTCGTTGATCGCATTCGCAGCGGCGTTTGGCGGATGGCTTTTGCTGGATCGCAAAGAAGGGTCGCGTTTCACGATGCGCCAATTCTTAATGCTGGCATTGCTGATCTATTGTTGGTGGACGTTGCAAAGCGCGGAGTTCCCAGAATCGGCCGTGACAAAGTGGGATTGGGTTTGGAAGGCTTTGCTTTTCGCGATCTTCCTGCCGCTGACGATTACGACGCGCGCGCGGATCGAAGCGCTGGCCCTAACGCTGACTTTGTCGATAGCGACCATTGTGATTGGCACCGGCCTAAAGATCGTTTCGGGCGGCGGCGGCTATGGCAATCTCAAATTCTTCGTCCAAGACAACAGCGGCATTTATGAAAGCTCGACTTTGGCAACCGTTGCGATCGCGTTGATCCCCTTGGTCGCGTGGTTCACCCGCTATGGCACGATTTTTCGACCGCACTGGATGGTGAGTGCGTTCGCCTTGGGACTGGTTTTTGCCAGTTTGTTGATCCCCGTCGGCACCGAAGCGCGCACAGGTTTGCTGTGTATCGCGGCGTTGGGCGTGTTGTTGCTGCGTTATACCAAGCGTCGTTTCACTTTCGTCGCGGCCGCTGGCGTTCTGGGTCTCACCGCTTTGCCGTTTTTACCGGCGAGCTATTACGAGCGGATGGCAACCATCGCACAGCCAGGCGGCGATGAAAGCGCGTCGACGCGATTGGCCGTTTGGTCATGGACCTTGGACTATGCGAGCCGAAACCCAATGGGTGGCGGCTTTGATTCGTACCGCGCCAACAGCTTCACCTATGTGATGCCCGTAAGAGAGGTGACAGGGAATACAGTCACCGTTCAATATCGCGATGTGGTCGATGAAGGGCGCGCCTTCCACTCATCGATCTTTGAGGTGCTGGGGGAACAAGGTTATCCCGGGCTGCTCATGTGGTTGATGCTGCAAGGGTTGGGCGTTTGGCAGATGGAGCGGATCTATCGCCGTTGGAAAGGGGCGACGGATGAGGAAGACGCCTGGATCTCGCCGCTGGCTGCTGCATTGCAAATGGCTAGCCTGATTTATCTGGTCGGCGCCTTGTTTCAAGGGATCGCCTATCAACCGGTTATGTTGATGATCATCGGGCTGCAGATTGGGCTTAACTCCTATCTCAAACCGTTCGAATCGGATCGGCGGACCGAAATCACAAATGAGCGCATCAAAACGGTCATGACACCGTCGCAGAAGCGCGCAAAACAGCGGCGAGAGGCCGCCAAAGCCCGTTTAAAGCCGACCTAG
- a CDS encoding MaoC/PaaZ C-terminal domain-containing protein, protein MTPQELATKVGENIGTSEWVEMSQEKINMFADATGDHQFIHVNEEAAKMTPFGGTIAHGFMTLSMMPYLGANSNTPKLDGVKMGVNYGGNKCRFLSPVRAGKRIRGHWKLTEMIEKRAGQWQQTCEVTMEIEGEETPALICEWITLYFV, encoded by the coding sequence ATGACTCCACAAGAATTGGCCACAAAGGTTGGCGAAAATATCGGCACCAGCGAATGGGTCGAAATGAGCCAGGAAAAGATCAACATGTTCGCAGATGCGACCGGTGATCATCAATTCATCCACGTCAATGAAGAAGCCGCCAAGATGACGCCATTTGGCGGCACAATTGCGCACGGCTTTATGACCTTGTCGATGATGCCGTACCTTGGTGCCAACAGCAACACGCCGAAACTCGACGGTGTGAAAATGGGCGTCAATTATGGCGGCAACAAATGCCGTTTCCTTAGCCCAGTCCGCGCCGGAAAGCGCATTCGTGGCCACTGGAAATTGACCGAAATGATCGAAAAACGAGCCGGTCAATGGCAACAGACTTGCGAAGTCACGATGGAAATCGAAGGCGAAGAAACGCCTGCGCTGATCTGTGAATGGATCACGCTGTACTTCGTCTGA